The DNA sequence AGTTATACTGGGGTCACGAACCTCATGTGTTCACGACCACTGGGTTTTGATACAGCAGATGTCGGCAATGTTTTTACTTAAAGCAGCTACATGTCgagagagtggcagctgacccaaaaatggaagacatgtaacgacCATAAGACTGAAGCCAACAGCTGCTCCGTCCAAGTTCAAGAACCTACCAAGTATGTAAAAGATATTATTGATTATCTTTATAGAGCTCGAGTCTGGagccaattttcattttcagtgtACCTTTCAACCTGCCCTCCGAAATCACGATCAGGTCTCTCAACGTCCTCGAAACGAATTGAAACTCAATTGGCTAGGCATGATGCCGAggttgctttctttttttcatcggATCAGATATGTTCTCTTGATGAGATCACTAACAAATGGAGGGAGTGCGAGAACCAATACCCTGATACTGCCATGATACACAGATCTTctgtcattcatttcattgatcTCATAGAGGATGAGAGTGCTCCATTGAAGTTGTTGTGGTCGGTTTCGGTGAATGTTTTGTTGGAAGTAACCATATACGTTCATGGTGTGACTAGTAGCTACCGAGATGCGGTGGCTCTCATTCCAATGGCTAAGATTGATGCCCAAACTCTCAAGGACCTTTGGCTGAAGGTGTATGATGATCTGACCGAGCTTGGGTTTCTCGTGGTAGCCACCGTTTGTGACGGTCATGCGGCAAATCGCAAAATGTACCAACATTTGGCCactaatgaagaaaaagatatgGTTACCATCAACGGCCGAGGtgtctttttgctctttgatcCTGTTCATGGCCTGAACAACATTTACACTAATTTTCTGGACAAGAACTTATTTACCTGTCCCAACTTTGGAACCAAAATGGTCAAGGCcaactttgaacacattcaagacCTGTTCTACAAGACGGAGCATCAGAAGATTGTCAAAATTGCGCACAAGTTGACAGACCGAGTCCCGAAGTCAATTCCCATTGAGAGATCAAATGTGGAGCTCGCTTGCCGCCGTTTTGACGAGTCAACCACTAATGCTCTCAGATTCTATGCAACTGAATTAGAAGATGAGGCGTTGCTGgcgattgcaatttttttgtcattagtAAGGCAATGATTCTCTGTGTTGAATGTGCGAGCTCCCTCCATTGGATTTCGCAAACGAGACCTCTTCAAAGTTTCAATCGACTGCACGGACCATGAAAATCTCTTGTTCTTAGAATATTTCGCCCAATGGTTAGAATTGTGGAATGAGGAAGCTCCCAAATTAGAGTGCCTGAGCCTTCAGGCCCTGACTTGTCTAGTTCAGACTTCCAGAGCAATGCCAAAGCTAGCAAGGCACTTGCTTGAGATGGAGGGGTTCTCATATGTGCTCCTCGGACAAATAACCTCTGATCAAATCGAGAGATGTTTTGG is a window from the Tigriopus californicus strain San Diego chromosome 2, Tcal_SD_v2.1, whole genome shotgun sequence genome containing:
- the LOC131893196 gene encoding uncharacterized protein LOC131893196, with translation MYLSTCPPKSRSGLSTSSKRIETQLARHDAEVAFFFSSDQICSLDEITNKWRECENQYPDTAMIHRSSVIHFIDLIEDESAPLKLLWSVSVNVLLEVTIYVHGVTSSYRDAVALIPMAKIDAQTLKDLWLKVYDDLTELGFLVVATVCDGHAANRKMYQHLATNEEKDMVTINGRGVFLLFDPVHGLNNIYTNFLDKNLFTCPNFGTKMVKANFEHIQDLFYKTEHQKIVKIAHKLTDRVPKSIPIERSNVELACRRFDESTTNALRFYATELEDEALLAIAIFLSLVRQ